TTACACTCAAGCCAGACATCTTCTCTTTTTTTCGCTTTGGCCATTTTTGCCCTGTCTAAACATTTATTAAACGGCAGTTCCGATGTGTCGGAACTGCCATTTTATTTCAAAATAGTTACTTAATAACCTTAATAACAACGCCAGCACCAACAGTTCTGCCGCCTTCACGGATAGCAAACCTGAGTCCGTCTTCCATAGCGATAGGAGAAATAATCTCAACTTCCATCGCAATGTTGTCGCCGGGCATACACATCTCAGCAGGTTTGCCTTCACGGCTCTTAATCGCTTTGACGCTGCCGGTAACATCAGTGGTTCTAAAATAGAACTGGGGCTTGTATCCCGGGAAGAAAGGTGAATGACGTCCGCCTTCCTCTTTAGTCAAAACGTACACTTCCGCATCAAAATGAGTGTGAGGAGTAATCGAACCCGGAGCTGCAACAACCTGGCCGCGTTCAAGCTCATTCTTCTCAACACCTCTCATAAGCAAACCAACGTTATCGCCGGCCTGTCCCTGGTCAAGTGTCTTGTTAAACATCTCAACGCCAGTAACGACAGTCTTTCGTGTTTCCTTATTCAAACCGATGATGGCGATTTCTTCGCCAACCTTTACGATTCCGCGTTCGATACGGCCGGTACCTACTGTACCACGACCCTTAATACTGAACACATCTTCAATGGGCATAAGGAAAGGCTTGTCAACTTCACGTACCGGAATTGGAATGTATTCGTCCATCGCCTTGAGCAGTGCAACAATCGGTGCACAGGCAGGGTCATCAATCTTTGTAGCATTCATAGCGACATTGGCAGAGCCTCTGATAATCGGTGTTTCATCGCCCGGGAACTCATATTTGTTGAGCAAGTCTCTGACTTCCATTTCGACGAGTTCGAGAAGTTCCGGGTCATCAACAAGGTCAACCT
The sequence above is drawn from the Phycisphaerae bacterium genome and encodes:
- the tuf gene encoding elongation factor Tu codes for the protein MAKAVFERKKPHVNVGTIGHVDHGKTTLTAAMTKVMELKGLSKFKSYDDIAKASESQGRRDPTKILTISTAHVEYETENRHYAHVDCPGHADYVKNMITGAAQMDGAILVVSAYDGPMPQTREHILLARQVNVPKVVVFLNKVDLVDDPELLELVEMEVRDLLNKYEFPGDETPIIRGSANVAMNATKIDDPACAPIVALLKAMDEYIPIPVREVDKPFLMPIEDVFSIKGRGTVGTGRIERGIVKVGEEIAIIGLNKETRKTVVTGVEMFNKTLDQGQAGDNVGLLMRGVEKNELERGQVVAAPGSITPHTHFDAEVYVLTKEEGGRHSPFFPGYKPQFYFRTTDVTGSVKAIKSREGKPAEMCMPGDNIAMEVEIISPIAMEDGLRFAIREGGRTVGAGVVIKVIK